The Arachis duranensis cultivar V14167 chromosome 2, aradu.V14167.gnm2.J7QH, whole genome shotgun sequence genome has a window encoding:
- the LOC127744817 gene encoding uncharacterized protein LOC127744817, whose protein sequence is MHAREEKLPSLRTSSLPLKVPTVELVVAVAPPILAAAEELKERETRRGRRRLPPSLLSHHWRGWVHPRRHHQAARHRCRRDLHSVFAATRYCLCLSLVSIQSSLESSVAGKTLLELLQCEGLL, encoded by the exons ATGCACGCGAGAGAGGAAAAGCTGCCGTCATTGAGGACTTCATCACTGCCGCTGAAGGTCCCGACTGTCGAGCTCGTCGTCGCCGTCGCACCTCCTATCCTTGCTGCCGCTGAGGAGCTCAAAGAGAGAGAAACGCGACGAGGGAGGAGGAGGTTGCCTCCGTCGCTGCTAAGCCATCACTGGCGGGGTTGGGTCCACCCTCGTCGTCATCATCAAGCTGCGCGCCACCGTTGCCGTCGGGATCTCCACTCTGTTTTTGCTGCAACTCGCTACTGTCTTTGTCTATCTCTGGTTTCTATCCAGTCTTCGTTGGAGTCCTCTGTTGCCGGAAAAACACTACTGGAGTTGCTGCA GTGTGAAGGCTTATTGTGA